One Myxococcales bacterium genomic region harbors:
- the rfbD gene encoding dTDP-4-dehydrorhamnose reductase → MKIVVFGSGGLVGRYVVRELLARGEDDVLALPRSACDITRREDVNAATNEADRIVNCAAYTDVEHAEDDEDTAYRVNTLGAENLARAAARHDASLVHLSTDLVFDGEKPTPYDELDVPRPVGAYARSKWAGEVLAREATPRLFVVRVQGVYGEGGKGFASKLPRLVLGRGPITADGERLVQPTWARTVARHVCDLLHTDAYGTYHVSAKGKTTWADFAHAIAKRLDLPSLTTGVPTATLKTRAIRPKNALFLHRMLALRGFDRLPTWEEDLDAYLAHAGLA, encoded by the coding sequence ATGAAGATCGTCGTCTTCGGTTCGGGTGGGCTCGTGGGGCGCTACGTCGTGCGTGAGCTCTTGGCGCGAGGGGAAGACGACGTCCTCGCCCTGCCGAGGTCCGCGTGCGACATCACCCGCCGGGAGGACGTGAACGCCGCCACGAACGAAGCCGACCGGATCGTGAACTGTGCAGCCTACACGGACGTGGAGCACGCCGAGGACGACGAGGACACGGCCTACCGCGTGAACACGCTCGGCGCGGAGAACCTCGCGCGCGCCGCGGCCCGGCACGACGCCTCGCTCGTGCACCTCTCGACCGATCTCGTGTTCGACGGCGAGAAGCCCACCCCCTACGACGAGCTCGACGTGCCCAGGCCCGTGGGCGCCTACGCGCGCAGCAAATGGGCGGGTGAGGTGCTCGCGCGGGAGGCCACACCTCGGCTCTTCGTCGTGCGCGTCCAAGGCGTGTACGGAGAGGGCGGCAAAGGGTTCGCGTCGAAGCTCCCGCGGCTCGTGCTCGGGCGCGGGCCCATCACCGCCGACGGGGAGCGCCTCGTTCAGCCCACGTGGGCTCGCACGGTGGCGCGCCACGTATGCGACCTCCTCCATACGGACGCGTACGGCACCTACCACGTGAGCGCCAAAGGCAAGACGACCTGGGCCGACTTCGCCCACGCCATCGCGAAGCGCCTCGACCTGCCCTCGCTCACCACGGGCGTGCCCACGGCCACGCTGAAGACACGCGCGATCCGGCCGAAAAATGCCCTCTTTTTACACAGAATGCTCGCGCTGCGTGGGTTCGATCGCCTGCCCACGTGGGAAGAAGATCTCGACGCGTACCTCGCCCACGCGGGCCTCGCGTGA
- a CDS encoding ChaN family lipoprotein, producing the protein MQRLSFSSLALASVLSLVGCASEVVTTPGDPTSPTPADAGKTFATAEAAPKYEGTAFTAMQIFDAEKGVYLDEAALVAQLGEVKLVFFGEQHETAPVQELELWALTRMTAKFSDVSLAMEHFQRDEQPILDDYVAGNLTPEDFEKKSQPWPNYAKYWKPLVDHMKEKGRPVVGLNVPKEALDTLYAAYPKKPLEAFNALGDSFKYAGSIAPRPIPAPDDAFKAYFADNFDPNAHSNMGMKPAEALAYFTDLAVIRDETMGYFAAEEAKKGGRVLTVAGDFHAQTGLATPDRAVRYLGKDASAYRIVSTTPRTKLAEAMAKRVSDRKLARFWFVFDAK; encoded by the coding sequence ATGCAAAGGCTCTCGTTCTCGTCGCTCGCGCTGGCCTCCGTCCTCTCGCTCGTAGGCTGTGCCTCCGAGGTCGTGACCACGCCGGGCGATCCCACGAGCCCCACCCCCGCCGACGCCGGGAAGACGTTCGCGACGGCCGAAGCGGCCCCGAAGTACGAAGGCACGGCTTTCACGGCCATGCAGATCTTCGACGCGGAGAAGGGCGTCTACCTCGACGAGGCCGCCCTCGTCGCGCAGCTCGGCGAGGTGAAGCTCGTCTTCTTCGGGGAGCAGCACGAGACCGCGCCGGTCCAAGAGCTCGAGCTCTGGGCGCTCACCCGCATGACCGCGAAGTTCTCGGACGTCTCGCTCGCGATGGAGCACTTCCAGCGCGACGAGCAGCCCATCTTGGACGACTACGTCGCCGGCAACCTCACCCCCGAGGACTTCGAGAAGAAGAGCCAGCCGTGGCCGAACTACGCCAAGTACTGGAAGCCCCTCGTCGATCACATGAAGGAGAAGGGGCGCCCGGTCGTCGGTCTCAACGTGCCCAAAGAGGCGCTCGACACGCTCTACGCCGCGTACCCCAAGAAGCCCCTCGAGGCCTTCAACGCCCTCGGCGACTCGTTCAAGTACGCGGGCTCGATCGCGCCACGCCCCATCCCCGCGCCCGACGACGCCTTCAAGGCCTACTTCGCGGACAACTTCGATCCGAACGCGCACTCGAACATGGGCATGAAGCCCGCCGAGGCGCTCGCGTACTTCACCGACCTCGCCGTCATCCGGGACGAGACCATGGGCTACTTCGCCGCCGAAGAGGCCAAGAAGGGCGGCCGCGTGCTCACGGTCGCGGGCGACTTCCACGCGCAGACCGGGCTCGCCACGCCCGATCGCGCCGTCCGCTACCTCGGAAAAGACGCCTCCGCGTACCGCATCGTCTCGACCACGCCGCGAACCAAGCTCGCCGAGGCCATGGCGAAGCGGGTGAGCGATCGCAAGCTTGCGCGGTTTTGGTTCGTGTTCGACGCGAAGTGA
- the rfbB gene encoding dTDP-glucose 4,6-dehydratase, translated as MSLLVTGGAGFIGASLVALRVREHPSEPVVVLDALTYAARPERLRDLPGVTLVHGDVCDGERVRRTIDEHGVDRVVHLAAESHVDRSITDALPFVRTNVLGTATLLEEARRAGVRRFVHVSTDEVYGHLGLSDPPFTETSPLAPRSPYAASKAGAEHLVRAYAETYRFPALVTRGSNTYGPYQLPEKLVPRLVMRALRDEPLPLYGDGSNVRDWLHVDDHARAIDLVLERGEDGETYNVGGRAERSNLEMAHAVLDLLGKPRSLVRFVADRPGHDLRYALDDGKIEQTLGFSRSHTLERGLADVVRFLAEHPELLESRRDAEAGSLPGE; from the coding sequence GTGAGCCTGCTCGTCACGGGCGGAGCCGGGTTCATCGGTGCGTCGCTCGTAGCGCTCCGCGTGCGCGAGCACCCGAGCGAGCCCGTCGTGGTGCTGGATGCGCTCACGTATGCCGCGCGCCCCGAGCGCCTCCGGGACCTGCCCGGGGTCACGCTCGTCCATGGAGACGTGTGCGACGGCGAGCGCGTCCGCCGTACGATCGACGAGCACGGCGTGGATCGCGTCGTCCACCTCGCGGCCGAGTCCCACGTGGACAGGTCGATCACCGACGCGCTCCCCTTCGTGCGCACGAACGTGCTCGGCACGGCGACGCTGCTCGAAGAGGCTCGGCGCGCGGGCGTGCGGCGCTTCGTGCACGTCTCGACCGACGAGGTCTATGGCCACCTCGGGCTCTCCGATCCCCCTTTCACGGAGACGTCTCCGCTCGCGCCGCGCTCGCCCTACGCCGCATCCAAAGCGGGCGCCGAGCACCTGGTGCGGGCGTACGCCGAGACGTACCGCTTCCCTGCCCTCGTGACGCGTGGCTCGAACACGTACGGCCCCTACCAGCTCCCGGAGAAGCTCGTCCCGAGGCTCGTGATGCGCGCCCTCCGTGACGAGCCCCTGCCCCTCTACGGAGACGGCTCGAACGTGCGCGACTGGCTCCACGTGGACGACCACGCCCGCGCGATCGACCTCGTGCTGGAGCGCGGCGAGGACGGCGAGACCTACAACGTGGGAGGGCGCGCCGAGCGCTCGAACCTGGAGATGGCGCACGCGGTGCTCGACCTGCTCGGCAAACCGAGGAGCCTCGTGCGGTTCGTAGCCGACAGGCCGGGGCACGATCTGCGGTACGCGCTCGACGATGGCAAAATCGAGCAAACCCTAGGTTTTTCTCGGTCGCACACGCTCGAACGGGGCCTCGCCGACGTCGTCCGGTTCCTCGCCGAGCACCCGGAGCTGCTCGAGTCTCGGAGGGACGCCGAGGCGGGGAGCCTGCCTGGAGAGTGA